A window from Methylocystis sp. MJC1 encodes these proteins:
- a CDS encoding cryptochrome/photolyase family protein, with protein sequence MAPAIVWFRNDLRLDDNPALMTAARSGAPLIALYVLDDDSAGQWRMGDASRWWLHHSLSSLADDLAQHGVPLVLRRGRAEFALEEVIAETGTCAAYWNRLYEPWAMRRDNEIKTSLRGRGLTVESFNGSLLFEPAHMRNRQGETFKVFSPFWRACLAAGGPQAPSPAPAKLDAAPAPASDTLDEWGLLPKKPDWARGLRDAWRPGEASARACLSAFAKNHALDYKLARDDIAGQGASRLSPHLHFGEISPRRVWAEIMQSAGEAGLPYLRELGWREFFHHLLVSYPEMPERALDRRFDDFPWRDDPSALEAWRRGRTGYPLVDAAMRELWLTGFMYNRARMVAASFLVKHLLLPWQEGARWFWDTLVDADLANNSGNWQWIAGCGADAAPYFRVFNPVLQGAKFDPEGVYVRRFVPELAGLESRWIHRPWEAPAHVLAAAGVTLGETYPRPIVDHAAARALAAFEEMRASSADSA encoded by the coding sequence ATGGCGCCGGCGATCGTCTGGTTTCGCAACGATCTTCGCCTCGACGACAATCCTGCCTTGATGACGGCCGCGCGCTCTGGCGCGCCGCTCATTGCGCTTTATGTGCTCGACGACGACAGCGCCGGCCAGTGGCGCATGGGCGACGCGAGCCGTTGGTGGCTTCACCATTCGCTCTCCTCGCTCGCTGATGATCTCGCGCAGCACGGCGTTCCGTTGGTCCTGCGGCGCGGCCGCGCGGAATTCGCGCTGGAAGAGGTGATCGCTGAGACGGGCACATGCGCCGCCTATTGGAACAGGCTTTACGAACCCTGGGCCATGCGACGCGACAATGAGATAAAGACGAGTCTGCGTGGGCGCGGCCTTACGGTCGAGAGCTTCAACGGCTCGCTGCTCTTCGAGCCCGCTCATATGCGCAATAGGCAGGGCGAGACCTTCAAGGTTTTCTCGCCCTTCTGGCGCGCTTGTCTCGCTGCGGGAGGGCCGCAAGCTCCCTCGCCGGCACCGGCAAAGCTCGACGCGGCTCCGGCGCCGGCGAGCGATACATTGGACGAATGGGGCCTTTTGCCCAAAAAGCCTGACTGGGCGCGGGGCCTGCGCGACGCTTGGAGGCCCGGTGAAGCGAGCGCTCGCGCATGTCTCTCAGCTTTCGCGAAGAATCACGCTCTGGATTACAAGCTCGCGCGCGACGACATCGCGGGGCAGGGCGCGTCGCGCCTCTCGCCGCATCTGCATTTTGGCGAAATCTCGCCGCGCCGCGTCTGGGCGGAGATCATGCAGTCGGCGGGCGAAGCGGGCCTGCCTTATTTACGCGAGCTCGGTTGGCGCGAGTTCTTTCATCATCTGCTCGTCTCTTACCCGGAGATGCCTGAGCGCGCGCTCGATCGGCGTTTCGACGATTTTCCCTGGCGCGACGATCCATCCGCGCTCGAAGCCTGGCGCAGGGGCCGCACAGGTTACCCACTCGTCGACGCCGCCATGCGCGAGTTGTGGCTCACCGGCTTCATGTACAATCGCGCGCGCATGGTGGCCGCGAGCTTTCTCGTGAAGCATCTTCTGCTTCCCTGGCAGGAAGGCGCGCGCTGGTTCTGGGACACGCTTGTCGACGCCGACCTCGCCAACAATAGTGGAAACTGGCAATGGATCGCTGGATGCGGCGCCGACGCCGCGCCTTATTTCCGCGTGTTCAATCCGGTTTTGCAGGGCGCGAAATTCGATCCCGAAGGCGTTTATGTGCGCCGCTTTGTCCCCGAGCTGGCGGGGCTCGAATCGCGGTGGATTCACCGGCCGTGGGAGGCGCCGGCGCATGTGCTCGCGGCCGCGGGCGTGACATTGGGAGAGACCTACCCGCGTCCCATCGTGGATCACGCCGCAGCGCGCGCGCTCGCCGCCTTTGAAGAGATGCGGGCTAGCAGTGCCGATAGTGCATAA
- a CDS encoding amino acid permease, with the protein MSEVERKVYLTRKSVVAILAAHDAEKEGDGLKRALGWASLMALGIGGIIGAGIFVLTGTAAANYAGPGVMVSFALSGIACAFVAFCYAELAALLPVCGSAYTYTYVTLGEIFAWIIGWNLVLEYAAGAATVAVGWAGYFNRVLHGLGISVPPQYTTAYFAAPSDPAVHGLFNLPAAGIVLLLTMLLVRGTSESSQFNNVIVAIKVTVVLMVIAVGAAHVDVSNWSPLIPQNSGEFGVYGWSGVARGASVVFFAYVGFDSVSTAAQEAHTPQRDIPIGIIGSLIICSVLYVAVAAVATGVVNYKDLGVPDPMALVMDRTGVAWLAWVVKFGALAGLTTAILALLYGQTRVFFTMAHDGLLPAFFAKLHRRYRTPAASQILVGVTVALAAGLFPIDILGEMVSIGTLAAFALVCFAVLELRKTHPDLRRPFRAPGIPVMPILGILSCIALMVALPLDTWLRLLVWTGIGLAIYAFYGITHARR; encoded by the coding sequence TTGTCCGAGGTCGAGCGGAAGGTCTATCTCACGCGCAAATCCGTGGTTGCGATCCTCGCGGCGCATGACGCCGAGAAGGAAGGCGACGGGCTGAAGCGGGCGCTCGGCTGGGCGTCGCTAATGGCGCTCGGCATCGGCGGCATCATCGGCGCGGGCATTTTCGTGCTGACTGGCACGGCGGCGGCTAATTACGCCGGGCCGGGCGTCATGGTCTCCTTCGCGCTCTCAGGGATTGCTTGCGCCTTCGTCGCCTTCTGCTACGCCGAGCTTGCTGCGCTTCTGCCGGTCTGCGGCAGCGCCTACACCTATACTTATGTGACGTTGGGCGAGATTTTCGCCTGGATCATCGGCTGGAATCTCGTGCTGGAATATGCCGCCGGCGCCGCGACCGTCGCTGTCGGCTGGGCGGGCTATTTCAACCGCGTGCTGCATGGGTTGGGGATCAGCGTTCCGCCACAATATACCACGGCCTATTTTGCTGCCCCGAGCGATCCCGCCGTGCATGGGCTTTTCAATCTTCCCGCGGCAGGAATTGTCCTTCTTTTGACCATGCTACTCGTGCGCGGCACGAGCGAGTCGTCGCAATTCAACAATGTGATCGTCGCTATCAAGGTCACCGTCGTGCTGATGGTGATCGCCGTTGGCGCGGCGCATGTCGATGTCTCCAATTGGTCGCCCCTCATTCCTCAGAACAGCGGCGAGTTCGGCGTCTATGGATGGAGCGGCGTGGCGCGCGGCGCCTCGGTCGTTTTCTTTGCCTATGTCGGTTTCGACTCCGTCTCGACGGCGGCTCAGGAAGCGCATACGCCGCAACGCGACATTCCGATCGGCATCATCGGCTCTCTTATCATCTGCTCGGTGCTTTATGTGGCGGTCGCGGCTGTGGCGACGGGCGTCGTGAACTACAAGGATCTCGGCGTGCCGGATCCGATGGCGCTTGTGATGGATCGCACGGGCGTCGCCTGGCTTGCCTGGGTCGTGAAATTCGGCGCGCTCGCCGGGCTGACCACCGCCATTCTTGCGCTGCTCTATGGCCAGACGCGCGTATTCTTCACCATGGCTCACGACGGCCTGCTGCCGGCGTTCTTCGCAAAGCTCCATCGCCGCTATCGCACGCCGGCGGCGAGCCAGATCCTTGTCGGCGTCACTGTCGCGCTCGCAGCCGGCCTGTTTCCGATCGATATATTGGGAGAGATGGTGAGCATCGGCACGCTGGCCGCATTCGCGCTGGTCTGTTTCGCCGTCCTCGAACTGCGAAAGACCCATCCGGATTTGCGCCGACCCTTCCGGGCGCCCGGCATTCCGGTGATGCCGATACTGGGCATCTTGTCCTGCATCGCGCTCATGGTGGCTCTGCCGCTCGATACCTGGCTGCGGCTCTTGGTCTGGACCGGCATCGGCCTCGCCATCTACGCCTTCTACGGGATCACGCACGCGCGGCGATAA
- the lpxB gene encoding lipid-A-disaccharide synthase produces the protein MRAPRIFLIAGETSGDALGAALMRALRERWPDVEFIGVGGKAMSSEGLASLFPITDIAVMGLLSPLARLPKILARIDETARAVLAAEPACLVIIDAPDFTHRVARRVRQARPDLPIVDYVSPTVWAWRPGRARKMRDYVDCVLALLPFEPQAHAKLGGPRCVYVGHPLVEALGELTPEGESGPSRAPLLLVLPGSRLAEIARMTPLYGRTLELLMCDHPHLDVAIPVAPHMEAPLREALRGWPIVPRLISQAEKFAAFRKARAALVTSGVATLELALAQTPMVVAYRVSQLESYLRFLVKAHSIVLPNLVIGENAVPEFLQEAATPRALAEALAPLLAESAPRASQLAAFERVRAHLTEAGVRPSARAAEIVLEYAGARRP, from the coding sequence GTGAGGGCCCCGCGCATTTTCCTGATCGCCGGCGAAACGTCCGGCGACGCGCTGGGCGCAGCCTTGATGCGCGCCTTGCGCGAAAGATGGCCGGACGTCGAATTCATCGGCGTCGGCGGTAAGGCGATGTCCAGCGAAGGGCTCGCTTCGCTTTTCCCCATCACCGACATTGCCGTCATGGGGCTTCTGTCCCCCTTGGCGCGCCTCCCCAAAATACTCGCGCGCATCGACGAGACGGCGCGCGCCGTTCTCGCCGCCGAACCGGCTTGTCTGGTGATCATCGATGCGCCCGACTTCACCCACCGCGTCGCGCGCCGGGTGCGACAGGCGCGGCCTGATCTGCCCATCGTCGATTATGTGAGCCCTACGGTCTGGGCCTGGCGCCCCGGCCGCGCCCGGAAAATGCGCGACTATGTCGATTGCGTGCTCGCCCTGCTGCCCTTCGAGCCCCAGGCGCATGCGAAGCTCGGCGGTCCGCGCTGCGTCTATGTCGGCCATCCGCTCGTCGAAGCGCTCGGCGAGCTCACGCCCGAGGGCGAGAGCGGGCCGTCTCGCGCGCCGCTTCTCCTCGTTTTACCAGGCTCGCGGCTTGCTGAAATTGCGCGCATGACGCCGCTTTATGGGCGGACGTTGGAACTGCTCATGTGCGACCACCCCCATCTTGATGTTGCGATCCCCGTCGCGCCGCATATGGAGGCGCCGTTGCGGGAGGCGCTACGCGGCTGGCCGATCGTGCCGCGCCTTATTTCGCAGGCCGAGAAATTCGCTGCATTCAGAAAGGCGCGAGCCGCGCTCGTGACCTCCGGCGTCGCCACGCTGGAGCTCGCGCTGGCGCAAACGCCCATGGTTGTCGCCTATCGCGTTTCGCAGCTCGAATCCTATCTGCGCTTTCTCGTGAAGGCGCATTCCATCGTGCTGCCAAATCTTGTGATCGGGGAGAACGCGGTTCCCGAATTTTTGCAGGAGGCCGCGACGCCGCGCGCTCTGGCCGAGGCGCTTGCGCCGCTCCTTGCTGAAAGCGCGCCGCGCGCGTCGCAATTGGCAGCTTTTGAGCGCGTGCGCGCGCATCTTACCGAAGCAGGCGTGCGCCCGAGCGCGCGGGCAGCTGAGATTGTCCTCGAATATGCCGGCGCAAGGCGCCCTTGA
- the lpxA gene encoding acyl-ACP--UDP-N-acetylglucosamine O-acyltransferase: MTAIIHPTAILESGARLHDDVVIGPFCHIAAGVEIGAGAVLQSHVAVAGRTKIGARARVFPFVSLGAPSQDLKAALAEGDLSIGDDCIIREGVTINSGVGAGTRIGAGCAFLAYSHVAHDCRLGDGVILANQALLGGHVTVGDHASIGGGTAVHQNVRIGAHAFVGGLAGVEGDVIPFGLASGNRAHLFGVNVVGLRRRGFSAERIAQLRQVYRRLFAGDDTLGTLSERVDEVATAYAVSDDVGEIVAFLRASSQRPLCAPRQRVERA; this comes from the coding sequence ATGACGGCGATCATCCATCCGACGGCCATCCTGGAATCGGGCGCGCGCTTGCACGATGACGTTGTCATCGGTCCTTTTTGTCACATCGCGGCCGGAGTCGAGATCGGCGCCGGCGCGGTGCTGCAATCACACGTCGCTGTGGCAGGGCGCACGAAGATCGGCGCCCGCGCGCGGGTCTTTCCATTCGTCTCGCTCGGCGCGCCGTCTCAGGATCTCAAGGCGGCGCTTGCCGAAGGCGATCTTTCGATCGGCGATGATTGCATCATTCGCGAGGGCGTCACTATCAACTCCGGCGTCGGAGCCGGCACGCGGATTGGAGCGGGCTGCGCATTTCTTGCCTATTCGCATGTCGCGCATGATTGCCGCCTCGGCGACGGCGTCATCCTCGCCAATCAGGCGCTGCTTGGCGGCCATGTCACTGTCGGCGATCACGCGTCCATCGGCGGCGGAACGGCGGTGCACCAAAATGTGCGCATCGGCGCGCATGCATTTGTGGGCGGCCTTGCGGGCGTCGAGGGCGACGTTATCCCCTTTGGGCTTGCGAGCGGCAACCGCGCGCATCTCTTCGGCGTGAATGTCGTCGGATTGCGCCGGCGCGGCTTTTCGGCGGAGCGCATCGCCCAGCTACGGCAAGTCTATCGACGGCTTTTTGCAGGCGACGACACGCTCGGAACTTTGAGCGAACGCGTGGACGAGGTGGCCACAGCCTATGCGGTCAGCGACGACGTCGGGGAAATCGTCGCCTTCCTGCGCGCGAGCTCGCAACGTCCCCTCTGCGCGCCGCGTCAGCGCGTCGAGCGCGCGTGA
- the fabZ gene encoding 3-hydroxyacyl-ACP dehydratase FabZ: MSGTEAGATLESADILEIMRSLPHRYPFLLVDRIVDIRGDESCVGIKNVTINEPQFTGHFPERPVMPGVLLIEAMAQTAGVIVMRANAQGERPKLVYFMTIDAAKFRKPVTPGDRVEFHMTKTAQKRNIWWYQGRALVDGVLVCEAQISAMMGV; the protein is encoded by the coding sequence ATGTCAGGGACGGAAGCCGGCGCGACGCTCGAGAGCGCAGACATTCTCGAAATCATGCGCAGCCTGCCCCATCGCTATCCGTTTTTGCTCGTTGACCGCATCGTGGATATTCGCGGCGACGAGTCTTGCGTCGGCATCAAGAATGTCACGATCAACGAGCCGCAATTCACGGGGCACTTCCCCGAACGGCCCGTCATGCCTGGCGTTCTTCTCATCGAAGCCATGGCGCAAACGGCAGGCGTCATCGTCATGCGCGCGAATGCGCAGGGCGAGCGACCCAAGCTCGTCTATTTCATGACGATCGACGCAGCCAAATTCCGCAAGCCGGTGACACCCGGCGACCGCGTCGAATTCCACATGACCAAGACCGCGCAAAAGCGCAACATCTGGTGGTATCAGGGCAGAGCGCTGGTCGATGGCGTGCTCGTCTGCGAGGCCCAGATCAGCGCCATGATGGGCGTCTGA
- the lpxD gene encoding UDP-3-O-(3-hydroxymyristoyl)glucosamine N-acyltransferase — protein sequence MSVAAFFHLSRPYTIPEIAELTGATIAEAEGLEAPPALITGVAPLAAGHFGDLCFFASPRYADALAACRATACFIRARDAHLLPKRISGLVVQDPQRAMTLAASKLFPQALRPESLFRASGVSPSSIIHPEARLEAGVTVDPGAIIGPGAEIGAGSIIGPQVVIGPDVRIGRDCAIGAQVSIICSLIGDRVIIHPGARLGQDGFGFARGEKGWLKTPQLGRVIIQDDVEIGANTTIDRGATRDTIVGEGAKIDNLVQIAHNVVIGRFCAIAAQTGIAGSCEIGDYVVLGGQSALAGHITIGEGAAIAAKSGVARDVPPGARFGGAPARPLRRFLRAEALLDKQARRDKPEKPL from the coding sequence ATGAGCGTTGCGGCCTTTTTCCATCTCTCGCGTCCTTATACGATCCCCGAAATTGCCGAGCTGACCGGCGCGACCATCGCGGAAGCGGAAGGCTTGGAAGCGCCGCCGGCGCTCATCACCGGGGTCGCGCCGCTCGCCGCGGGTCATTTTGGCGATCTTTGCTTCTTCGCTTCGCCTCGCTACGCCGATGCGCTTGCCGCTTGCCGCGCGACGGCTTGTTTTATTCGCGCACGGGACGCGCATCTCCTGCCGAAGCGTATCAGCGGGCTTGTCGTCCAAGATCCCCAGCGCGCCATGACTCTCGCAGCGTCTAAGCTCTTTCCGCAGGCCTTGCGGCCGGAGTCGCTTTTCCGCGCAAGCGGCGTTTCCCCGAGCTCGATCATTCATCCCGAGGCGCGGTTGGAGGCTGGCGTGACCGTCGATCCCGGCGCGATCATCGGGCCGGGCGCCGAGATTGGCGCGGGGTCCATCATCGGTCCGCAGGTCGTGATCGGCCCCGACGTGCGCATTGGCCGTGATTGCGCCATTGGCGCGCAAGTCAGCATCATTTGCTCGCTTATCGGCGACCGCGTCATCATCCATCCGGGGGCCCGTCTCGGGCAGGACGGTTTTGGCTTTGCGCGGGGAGAAAAGGGCTGGCTCAAGACTCCGCAGCTCGGCCGCGTCATCATCCAGGATGACGTCGAGATCGGCGCCAATACGACGATCGACCGCGGCGCGACGCGCGACACGATCGTGGGCGAGGGCGCCAAGATCGATAATCTCGTCCAGATCGCCCACAATGTCGTCATCGGTCGATTCTGCGCCATTGCCGCGCAGACGGGGATCGCCGGCTCCTGCGAGATCGGCGATTATGTGGTGCTTGGCGGCCAATCCGCGCTCGCCGGCCACATCACCATCGGGGAGGGCGCCGCCATTGCGGCAAAATCCGGCGTGGCGCGCGACGTGCCGCCGGGAGCGCGCTTCGGCGGCGCCCCCGCGCGGCCGCTTCGGCGTTTCCTTCGAGCGGAAGCGCTGCTCGATAAGCAGGCGCGACGCGACAAGCCCGAGAAGCCGTTATAA
- the bamA gene encoding outer membrane protein assembly factor BamA: protein MQSTGGIWKSSSLLMAALAVLLLFSAPASADIVVQGNARTDAETIRSYFTGSSPAEVEKGLEALRESGRFATVSASRKGGTVIIRVTEGNQVNRVVIEGNSKVKTENLLPELRTKGRGAFSPQIAEADVARLTEIYRRAGRAAAKVSYRTVELPNGRIDVVFTIVEGDKTGVKEIRFVGNNVYSTRRLVGLMETTEMNFLSFLKTSDVYDPDRIASDLELVRRFYLKNGYADFRVVSSDAQYDPAQQGYVITVVVEEGPQYRVSSVGVESHLPDIDGNALNGVLRLSPGDVYNGDAVEKTVEALTREVAKKGYAFTQARPRGERNPAAQTVAIRFVLDEGPRVYIERINIHGNTRTRDYVIRREFDIGEGDAYNRVLIDRAERRLNGLGYFKKVKITNEPGSSPDRVVLNVDVEDQPTGNFGVSGGYSTNQGFLAEVSVSESNFMGRGQAVRLSVQAGQIARGVNFSFTEPYFLDQRISAGFDVFARRQDAYNYSIYASTSIGGTLRLGVPITDELSFSPRYSIYQTTISIPNTIARPYNDCSVPTAITPGYSAFFPSWQGYPNLFYNCQSNGEASLAIKESQGTIVTSSIGYSLNYNTIDDFRNPHNGWLATLSQDAAGLGGYSRYLRTTGDVRYFHEIPYLDDVVGIARLQGGNLLPFGGYRPRIQDNFNLGPSLVRGFAPGGIGPRDSNIFTTYNARYGNSLGGSEYVGGSLEVQFPLWGLPKDLGLRGALFADAGSLWSFDGRTNYSNNLPTIPGVTCLAAYTPAAGFGQGTCVVPNSNAFRLRSSVGASVLWNSPMGPIRFDYAVITSKANSDITQNFRFSGGTNF from the coding sequence ATGCAATCCACTGGCGGCATTTGGAAATCTTCGTCACTGCTTATGGCCGCGCTTGCGGTGCTTCTCCTGTTTTCCGCGCCGGCTTCGGCGGACATCGTCGTGCAGGGCAACGCTCGCACCGACGCCGAGACGATTCGCTCTTATTTCACCGGCTCGAGCCCCGCAGAGGTCGAGAAGGGACTCGAGGCGCTTCGTGAGAGTGGGCGCTTTGCGACTGTTTCTGCGAGCCGCAAGGGCGGCACTGTTATCATCCGCGTGACCGAAGGCAATCAGGTCAATCGCGTGGTCATCGAAGGCAATAGCAAGGTCAAGACCGAGAACCTGCTGCCCGAATTGCGCACCAAGGGCCGCGGAGCCTTCAGCCCGCAGATCGCGGAGGCCGATGTCGCCCGCCTGACCGAAATCTATCGCCGCGCCGGCCGCGCCGCCGCCAAGGTTTCCTATCGCACGGTCGAGCTGCCGAATGGGCGTATCGACGTCGTGTTCACGATCGTCGAGGGCGACAAGACCGGCGTCAAGGAAATCCGCTTCGTCGGCAATAATGTCTATTCGACGCGCCGCCTCGTCGGTCTGATGGAAACGACGGAGATGAATTTCCTCTCCTTCCTGAAGACCAGCGACGTCTATGATCCCGATCGCATCGCTTCCGACCTCGAACTCGTTCGTCGCTTCTACCTGAAGAACGGCTACGCCGACTTCCGCGTCGTCAGCTCGGATGCGCAATATGATCCTGCGCAGCAGGGTTACGTCATCACCGTCGTGGTCGAAGAAGGTCCCCAGTATCGGGTCTCTTCCGTCGGCGTCGAATCGCATCTTCCCGATATTGACGGCAATGCGCTGAACGGCGTGCTGCGGCTCTCGCCCGGCGATGTTTACAACGGCGACGCCGTCGAGAAGACGGTCGAGGCGCTGACCCGCGAAGTCGCCAAGAAGGGCTACGCCTTCACGCAGGCGCGTCCGCGCGGCGAGCGTAATCCTGCCGCCCAGACGGTGGCGATCCGCTTCGTTCTCGATGAAGGCCCGCGCGTCTACATCGAGCGAATCAACATTCACGGCAACACCCGCACCCGCGACTATGTCATCCGCCGGGAGTTCGATATCGGCGAGGGCGACGCCTATAACCGCGTCCTGATCGATCGTGCGGAACGCCGCCTGAACGGCCTTGGCTACTTCAAGAAGGTCAAGATCACCAATGAGCCGGGCTCGTCGCCTGACCGCGTGGTCCTGAACGTCGACGTCGAGGATCAACCGACAGGCAACTTCGGCGTCTCCGGCGGCTACTCGACGAACCAGGGTTTCCTGGCCGAGGTTTCGGTTTCCGAGAGCAACTTCATGGGTCGCGGTCAGGCCGTTCGTCTGTCGGTGCAGGCGGGCCAGATTGCGCGCGGCGTGAACTTCAGCTTCACGGAACCCTATTTCCTCGATCAGCGTATCTCGGCGGGCTTCGACGTCTTCGCTCGCCGGCAGGACGCCTATAACTACTCGATCTACGCCTCGACCTCGATCGGCGGCACGCTACGCCTCGGCGTGCCGATCACCGATGAGCTCAGCTTCTCGCCGCGCTATTCGATCTATCAGACCACGATCTCGATCCCGAACACGATCGCCCGGCCTTATAACGACTGCTCGGTTCCCACGGCGATCACGCCCGGCTATTCGGCTTTCTTCCCGTCCTGGCAGGGGTATCCCAACCTCTTCTACAACTGCCAATCGAACGGCGAGGCGTCGCTGGCGATCAAGGAATCGCAGGGCACCATCGTGACGTCGTCGATCGGCTATTCGCTGAACTACAATACGATCGACGACTTCCGGAACCCGCACAACGGCTGGCTCGCGACTTTGAGCCAGGACGCGGCTGGGCTGGGAGGCTACTCGCGCTACCTCCGCACGACCGGCGACGTCCGCTACTTCCACGAGATTCCCTATCTCGACGACGTGGTCGGCATCGCGCGCCTGCAAGGCGGTAATCTGTTGCCCTTCGGCGGCTATCGGCCCCGCATTCAGGACAACTTCAACCTTGGTCCGAGCCTCGTCCGCGGCTTCGCGCCGGGCGGCATAGGCCCCCGCGACTCGAATATCTTCACGACGTACAATGCGCGTTACGGCAACTCGCTCGGCGGCTCAGAATATGTGGGTGGCTCGCTCGAAGTGCAGTTCCCGCTTTGGGGTCTTCCGAAGGATCTGGGCCTCAGGGGCGCGCTCTTCGCCGACGCTGGCAGCCTTTGGAGCTTCGACGGCCGCACCAACTACAGCAACAATCTTCCGACCATTCCGGGCGTGACCTGTCTGGCGGCCTATACGCCGGCGGCGGGTTTCGGCCAGGGAACTTGCGTGGTGCCGAACTCGAATGCGTTCCGCCTTCGCTCGTCGGTCGGCGCCTCGGTGCTGTGGAATTCGCCGATGGGACCGATCCGCTTCGACTATGCGGTCATTACCTCGAAGGCGAACAGCGACATCACGCAGAACTTCCGCTTCTCCGGCGGCACGAACTTCTAA
- a CDS encoding M50 family metallopeptidase gives MTFATYVIPFVLILSIVVFFHEFGHFIIGRWCGVQVDAFSIGFGPELWARMDRYGTRWRIAAIPLGGYVKFHGDANGASVPDPDAVAAMPAAERAVTFTAQPVWKRSAIVFAGPFANFVLAIAIFSGIFAFYGRTILVPRVGSVVEGGAGAAAGFVPGDLVLSIDGTPIDAFSKMQEIVSVSADAKLVFVVRRAGKDVTVEATPAWRQVESPAGKMRIGMLGLKASTAPGDVREERYGPVDSVKLALTETWQIVYRTGAYLGGLVSGRESADQLSGPIGIAQISGQMAQAATKVGLAPFLHLIAILSVSIGLLNLAPVPLLDGGHLLFFSIEAIRGQALNERAQEFAFRVGLAMVGVLMIFSTYNDIARLIQRLAGGAS, from the coding sequence ATGACATTTGCAACCTACGTCATCCCTTTCGTGCTCATCCTGAGCATCGTTGTCTTCTTCCATGAGTTTGGCCACTTCATCATCGGCCGCTGGTGCGGGGTTCAGGTCGACGCCTTTTCGATTGGCTTCGGTCCGGAGCTTTGGGCCAGAATGGACCGCTATGGCACGCGCTGGCGTATCGCCGCGATCCCCTTGGGTGGCTATGTGAAATTCCATGGCGACGCCAATGGGGCGAGCGTTCCGGACCCTGACGCCGTCGCGGCCATGCCGGCGGCTGAGCGCGCCGTCACCTTCACGGCGCAGCCGGTTTGGAAGCGGTCGGCCATCGTCTTCGCCGGGCCTTTTGCCAATTTCGTCCTGGCCATCGCGATTTTCTCTGGCATTTTCGCCTTTTACGGCCGCACCATCCTGGTGCCGCGCGTCGGCTCGGTCGTCGAGGGCGGCGCGGGCGCCGCGGCCGGCTTCGTGCCGGGTGACCTCGTGCTCTCGATCGACGGGACGCCGATCGACGCTTTCTCGAAAATGCAGGAAATCGTTTCCGTCTCCGCCGACGCCAAGCTTGTCTTCGTGGTGCGCCGCGCCGGCAAGGACGTGACCGTCGAGGCGACGCCGGCCTGGCGTCAGGTCGAGAGCCCCGCTGGAAAGATGCGAATCGGTATGCTCGGGCTCAAGGCTTCGACCGCGCCGGGCGACGTCCGGGAAGAGCGCTATGGGCCGGTCGACTCGGTCAAGCTGGCGCTCACCGAGACCTGGCAGATCGTCTATCGCACCGGCGCTTATCTCGGGGGCCTCGTCAGCGGGCGAGAAAGCGCGGATCAGCTCTCGGGCCCGATCGGCATTGCGCAGATTTCCGGCCAAATGGCCCAGGCGGCGACCAAGGTCGGCCTGGCGCCCTTCCTCCATCTAATCGCTATCCTGTCCGTGTCGATCGGCCTCCTGAACCTGGCGCCGGTTCCTTTGCTCGACGGCGGCCATCTGCTGTTCTTCTCGATCGAGGCCATCCGCGGCCAGGCGCTGAACGAACGCGCGCAGGAGTTCGCCTTCCGAGTCGGGCTCGCGATGGTCGGGGTGTTGATGATCTTCTCGACTTACAATGACATCGCGCGGCTTATCCAACGGCTTGCCGGCGGGGCGTCCTGA